A genomic region of Mus musculus strain C57BL/6J chromosome 7, GRCm38.p6 C57BL/6J contains the following coding sequences:
- the Olfr705 gene encoding olfactory receptor 705, giving the protein MEPWNSTLGTDFNLVGILDDSGSPELLCATFTALYMLALISNGLLILVITMDARLHVPMYFLLGQLSLMDLLFTSVVTPKAVIDFLLRDNTISFEGCSLQMFLALTLGGAEDLLLAFMAYDRYVAICHPLNYMIFMRPSICWLMVATSWVLASLMALGYTTYTMQYSYCKSRKIRHLLCEIPPLLKLACADTSKYELMVYVMGVTFLIPPLAAILASYSLILFTVLHMPSNEGRKKALVTCSSHLTVVGMFYGAATFMYVLPNSFHSPRQDNIISVFYTIVTPALNPLIYSLRNKEVTGALIRVLGRYIVPAHPTL; this is encoded by the coding sequence ATGGAGCCTTGGAACTCTACCTTAGGAACTGATTTCAACTTAGTGGGGATTCTGGATGACAGTGGCTCTCCTGAACTGCTTTGTGCCACATTCACAGCTCTGTACATGTTGGCTCTGATAAGCAATGGACTGCTGATCCTGGTCATCACCATGGATGCCCGTCTTCATGTACCCATGTACTTCCTGCTTGGGCAGCTGTCTCTCATGGATCTCCTCTTCACTTCAGTTGTCACTCCCAAGGCTGTCATAGACTTTCTGCTCAGAGACAATACCATCTCATTTGAGGGCTGTTCCCTCCAGATGTTCCTGGCACTGACACTGGGTGGTGCAGAAGACctccttctggccttcatggccTATGACAGGTATGTGGCCATTTGTCACCCGCTGAACTACATGATCTTCATGAGACCAAGCATCTGCTGGCTTATGGTGGCCACATCATGGGTCCTAGCATCTCTGATGGCCCTAGGATATACCACCTATACCATGCAGTATTCCTATTGCAAATCCCGGAAGATCAGACACTTGCTTTGTGAGATCCCTCCATTGCTGAAGCTGGCCTGTGCAGACACCTCCAAGTATGAACTCATGGTTTATGTGATGGGTGTGACTTTCCTCATTCCTCCTCTTGCTGCCATCCTGGCCTCCTACTCACTAATTTTGTTCACTGTGCTCCATATGCCCTCAAATGAGGGCAGGAAGAAAGCCCTTGTCACATGTTCTTCACATCTGACTGTAGTTGGAATGTTCTATGGGGCTGCCACATTCATGTATGTATTGCCCAATTCCTTTCACAGCCCTAGACAAGACAATATCATTTCTGTGTTTTACACAATAGTTACCCCAGCCCTGAACCCACTCATCTACAGCCTGAGGAATAAAGAGGTCACTGGAGctttaataagggttctgggAAGGTATATTGTGCCAGCACACCCTACTCTCTAG
- the Olfr704 gene encoding olfactory receptor 704: protein MEVCNSTLRSGFILMGILDDNDFPELLCATITALYLLALTSNGLLLLVITMDTRLHVPMYLLLWQLSLMDLLLTSVITPKAILDYLLKDNTISFGGCALQMFLALTLGTAEDLLLSFMAYDRYVAICHPLNYTILMSQKVCCLMIATSWSLASLSALGYSMYTMQYPFCKSRQIRHLFCEIPPLLKLACADTSTYELMVYLMGVTLLFPALAAILASYSLILFTVLHMPSNEGRRKALVTCSSHLTVVGMWYGGAIVMYVLPSSFHSPKQDNISSVFYTIFTPALNPLIYSLRNKEVTGALRRVLGKRLSVQSTF from the coding sequence ATGGAAGTCTGTAACTCCACCTTGAGAAGTGGCTTCATCTTGATGGGTATTTTGGATGACAATGATTTTCCAGAACTGCTCTGTGCTACTATCACAGCCCTGTACCTTTTAGCTTTGACAAGCAATGGACTACTGCTGCTGGTCATCACCATGGATACCCGGCTCCACGTGCCCATGTATCTTCTGCTCTGGCAACTCTCTCTCATGGACCTGCTCCTCACATCAGTCATCACTCCAAAGGCCATACTAGATTATCTTCTCAAAGACAACACTATCTCATTTGGGGGATGTGCCCTTCAGATGTTCCTGGCTTTGACACTTGGTACTGCAGAGGACCTCCTTCTGTCCTTTATGGCCTATGACAGGTATGTGGCCATTTGTCATCCTCTGAACTACACAATTCTAATGAGTCAGAAAGTCTGCTGTCTCATGATAGCCACTTCATGGAGTCTTGCATCTCTCAGTGCTCTAGGATATAGCATGTATACCATGCAATATCCTTTCTGCAAGTCCAGGCAGATCAGGCATCTCTTCTGTGAGATTCCTCCCTTGCTAAAGCTGGCCTGTGCAGACACCTCCACATATGAACTCATGGTTTATCTGATGGGTGTGACCTTGCTCTTTCCAGCTCTTGCTGCCATCCTGGCTTCCTACTCACTAATTCTATTCACTGTGCTGCACATGCCCTCTAATGAGGGCAGGAGGAAAGCCCTTGTCACCTGCTCTTCCCATCTGACTGTGGTTGGGATGTGGTATGGAGGTGCTATTGTCATGTATGTATTACCCAGTTCCTTCCACAGCCCCAAACAAGACAATATCAGCTCAGTTTTTTATACAATTTTCACTCCGGCTTTGAATCCCCTCATCTACAGCCTAAGGAATAAGGAGGTCACTGGAGCTTTGAGGAGAGTCCTTGGGAAAAGGTTGTCAGTACAGTCTACATTCTAG
- the Olfr706 gene encoding olfactory receptor 706, producing the protein MELWNSTLESGFILVGILNGSSSPELLCAIVTALYMLALISNGLLLLVITVDARLHVPMYLLLRQLSLIDLLFTSVVTPKAVMDFLLRDNTISFGGCALQMALALMLGSAEDLLLAFMAYDRYVAICHPLNYMVFMSPTVCWLIVSTSWILASLTAVGHTVYTMHFPFCMSQEIRHLLCEILPLLKLSCVDTSQYELMVYVTGVTFLLLPLSAIVTSYTLILSTVLHMPSNEGKKKALVTCLSHLMVVGMFYGAATFMYVLPSSLHSAKQDNIISVFYTIVTPALNPLIYSLRNKEVIGALRRVLGRYILPAHLTL; encoded by the coding sequence ATGGAGCTCTGGAACTCCACCTTGGAAAGTGGCTTCATCTTGGTGGGGATTCTGAATGGCAGTagctctcctgaattgctctgtgCCATAGTCACAGCCTTGTACATGTTGGCACTGATCAGCAATGGACTGCTACTCCTTGTCATCACAGTGGATGCCCGGCTCCATGTACCCATGTACCTCCTACTGAGGCAGCTGTCTCTCATTGACCTCCTCTTCACATCAGTTGTCACCCCCAAGGCTGTCATGGATTTTCTTTTGAGAGACAACACTATATCCTTTGGAGGCTGTGCCCTTCAGATGGCTCTAGCATTGATGCTAGGCAGTGCAGAGGACctccttctggccttcatggccTATGACAGGTATGTGGCCATTTGTCATCCTCTCAATTACATGGTCTTCATGAGTCCTACAGTATGCTGGCTGATAGTGTCTACATCATGGATCCTGGCATCTCTTACTGCAGTAGGTCATACTGTGTACACAATGCACTTCCCTTTCTGTATGTCCCAGGAAATTAGACACCTGCTCTGTGAGATCCTGCCTTTGCTGAAGCTGTCCTGTGTAGATACCTCCCAATATGAGCTCATGGTTTATGTGACAGGGGTGACATTCCTCTTACTCCCCCTTTCTGCCATTGTTACCTCCTACACACTAATTCTGTCTACTGTGCTGCACATGCCTTCaaatgaagggaaaaagaaagcccTTGTCACCTGTCTTTCCCACTTGATGGTGGTTGGAATGTTCTATGGAGCTGCCACTTTCATGTATGTCCTACCCAGTTCATTGCACAGTGCAAAACAAGACAATATAATCTCTGTGTTTTACACAATTGTCACCCCAGCTCTGAACCCCCTTATCTATAGCCTGAGGAATAAGGAAGTTATTGGAGCTTTGAGAAGGGTCTTGGGCAGATACATCCTGCCAGCACACCTTACTCTTTAA